From the Streptomyces sp. Tu 2975 genome, one window contains:
- a CDS encoding HAD family hydrolase, which produces MNCWSRSPSEPRPFPYKLVATDLDGTLLRDDDTVSQRTRDALAAVTEAGAAHIIVTGRAVPWTRHILDDLGYDGLAVCGQGAQVYHAGEHRLLTSVTLDRQLAGLALSKIEAEVGPLLLAASRDGLEGDVLVGSGYRVLEGPLPYVPMHDPADLWAAPLNKVYIQHPTLGDDELAKAARATVGNLVDVVMAGAGVVEILPLGLSKATGLSLAARRLGLRAADTIAFGDMPNDIPMFGWAAHGVAMANAHDELKAVAHEITASNDNDGIAVVLEHLLAG; this is translated from the coding sequence GTGAACTGCTGGAGCCGATCGCCAAGTGAGCCCCGCCCCTTCCCGTACAAGCTGGTCGCCACCGATCTCGACGGAACGCTGCTGCGCGACGACGACACGGTTTCGCAGCGCACGCGCGACGCGCTCGCCGCGGTCACAGAGGCGGGCGCCGCGCACATCATCGTCACCGGTCGGGCGGTGCCGTGGACGCGGCACATCCTCGACGACCTCGGGTACGACGGTCTGGCGGTCTGCGGGCAGGGGGCGCAGGTCTACCACGCCGGCGAGCACCGGCTGCTGACCTCCGTGACGCTCGACCGGCAGCTGGCCGGGCTCGCCCTGTCCAAGATCGAGGCCGAGGTGGGGCCGCTGCTGCTCGCCGCGAGCCGCGACGGACTCGAGGGCGACGTGCTCGTCGGCTCCGGTTACCGGGTGCTGGAAGGCCCGCTGCCGTACGTGCCCATGCACGACCCCGCCGACCTGTGGGCAGCACCGCTGAACAAGGTCTACATACAGCACCCGACGCTCGGCGACGACGAACTGGCGAAGGCGGCCAGGGCGACGGTCGGGAATCTGGTGGACGTCGTCATGGCCGGCGCGGGCGTCGTGGAGATCCTGCCGCTGGGACTGAGCAAGGCCACCGGCCTGTCGCTGGCCGCCCGGCGGCTGGGACTGCGGGCGGCGGACACCATCGCCTTCGGTGACATGCCGAACGACATCCCGATGTTCGGCTGGGCGGCGCACGGCGTGGCGATGGCGAACGCGCACGACGAACTGAAGGCCGTGGCCCACGAGATCACCGCGTCGAACGACAACGACGGCATCGCGGTGGTGCTGGAGCACCTGCTCGCCGGCTGA
- the serS gene encoding serine--tRNA ligase produces the protein MIDLRLLREDPDRVRASQRARGEDVGLVDALLSADERRRSSGLRFDELRSEQKSLGKLIPRATPDERTELLKKAEQLKSDVKAAEAEQNDAEEETRRLLLKLGNLVHEDVPVGGEEDFVVLETHGTIRDFGAEGFTPKDHLELGEALGAIDVERGAKVSGSRFYYLTGVGALLELALVNAAIAQATEAGFIPMLTPALVRPRAMEGTGFLGQASENVYHLEKDDYYLVGTSEVPLAAYHMDEILDADKLPLRYAGFSPCFRREAGTYGKDTRGIFRVHQFDKVEMFSYVAPEDAEAEHKRLLDWEKQWLTALELPFQVIDVATGDLGASASRKFDCEAWIPTQGKYRELTSASNCDGFQARRLSVRMREGKKVQPLATLNGTLCAVPRTIVAILENHQLADGSVRVPEVLRPYLGGRELLEPIAK, from the coding sequence GTGATTGACCTTCGCCTGCTCCGTGAGGACCCTGACCGTGTCCGCGCCTCCCAGCGCGCCCGTGGAGAGGACGTCGGCCTCGTCGACGCCCTGCTCTCCGCCGACGAGCGGCGAAGGTCCTCGGGCCTCCGCTTCGACGAGCTGCGCTCCGAGCAGAAGTCGCTCGGCAAGCTGATCCCCAGGGCCACCCCGGACGAGCGCACCGAACTGCTCAAGAAGGCCGAGCAGCTCAAGAGCGACGTCAAGGCCGCCGAGGCCGAGCAGAACGACGCCGAGGAAGAGACCCGCCGTCTGCTGCTCAAGCTCGGCAACCTCGTCCACGAGGACGTCCCGGTCGGCGGTGAGGAGGACTTCGTCGTCCTCGAGACGCACGGCACGATCCGCGACTTCGGCGCGGAGGGCTTCACCCCGAAGGACCACCTGGAGCTCGGCGAGGCGCTCGGCGCCATCGACGTCGAGCGCGGCGCCAAGGTGTCCGGCTCGCGCTTCTACTACCTCACCGGTGTCGGCGCGCTTCTCGAGCTCGCCCTCGTCAACGCGGCGATCGCGCAGGCCACGGAGGCCGGCTTCATCCCGATGCTCACGCCCGCGCTGGTCCGTCCGCGCGCCATGGAGGGCACCGGGTTCCTCGGCCAGGCCTCGGAGAACGTGTACCACCTGGAGAAGGACGACTACTACCTGGTCGGCACGTCCGAAGTACCGCTCGCCGCGTACCACATGGACGAGATCCTCGACGCCGACAAGCTGCCACTGCGGTACGCGGGTTTCTCGCCCTGCTTCCGCCGGGAGGCCGGCACCTACGGCAAGGACACCCGCGGCATCTTCCGCGTCCACCAGTTCGACAAGGTCGAGATGTTCTCGTACGTCGCGCCGGAGGACGCCGAGGCCGAGCACAAGCGGCTGCTGGACTGGGAGAAGCAGTGGCTGACCGCCCTGGAGCTGCCGTTCCAGGTGATCGACGTGGCGACCGGTGACCTGGGTGCCTCCGCGTCGCGCAAGTTCGACTGCGAGGCGTGGATCCCGACGCAGGGGAAGTACCGCGAGCTGACCTCCGCCTCGAACTGCGACGGCTTCCAGGCGCGCCGCCTGTCCGTGCGTATGCGCGAAGGCAAGAAGGTGCAGCCGCTCGCGACGCTGAACGGAACACTGTGCGCCGTGCCGCGCACCATCGTCGCGATTCTCGAGAACCACCAGCTGGCCGACGGTTCTGTGCGGGTTCCTGAGGTGCTGCGCCCGTATCTGGGTGGCCGTGAACTGCTGGAGCCGATCGCCAAGTGA